Genomic DNA from Babylonia areolata isolate BAREFJ2019XMU chromosome 9, ASM4173473v1, whole genome shotgun sequence:
caaCACCCTTGCAATGGTTGggtgcagggttgaatgagttaatagGTTAGAGGAATTCCTGCCTGTTGTTTTGCACCGCCTTTATTTATAAACTTTGCCTATACTTTTGTGgtgtcagcagcaaaaaaacgTAAAGAGCTACAGGGctgtttaacccctaggctgcctatatgacgagataactcgccAGCGCAATCATGTACGCTTCGCTGTCACAATGATGAGAgaacttttccctggtttgcattcagttcgttgacaaaaatactggtaactTTAGGttgggaatctttctagattctattcatagctagaaacaacatctatgtcatgaggcagtcctttatttgaacattttggttgggttactgccgcagtgcttgcctggctcctctccttgctcgctcaacaaaatgtcagactgatgctgtgctcaagacatgcgatcatggcgaacaaaatcaaccaagattgctttctttagctgatgctcagaaagaattgaagcctaaattcgaaggagaagacagtgaggaacgtttataggacgatttgatagaaaataaagggagcaatcaagaaaGTGGCCAATATACAACTATCAGTAAGTGATGCTGGCTGTGCAGatgtagcagatgacagaaagtgactgaattattatcAGGACtcagtgtgagtgattttcttggcactcagccaatgcagtctggtgagaactggataaagtgaccgtgtgagaggggtgaagaggagaggggtggagatcgagggggcgtggcctcacatctaTATTATCACTtagagaagtcacaatgcattgtgtatctgtctcttttaaaaaacttttttactgtggttgttctagtatgattttgagTGTGCGTATATCCATTTGTCCCGAAAATATGATATTCTAgcgcaaattacctgactaatgtttgtaattaaCAACTTGaaaatgtgataaaaaaacaaaacactatttcaaaacaacagcatgtcactgaaaatatataaaatgggaaaatatcacgtgttttgtattctttattcatttacctttcagaaaatatatgctTTTAagttttatgggtctttctccaataacaaagagcacagaattttttgaaaatttatccctattttttgtggaaaaagcccctggcaaatagatttcacttaaatcttattttcatgGCAGCGAAAGAgttacgaaagaaaaaagaaaaaaaaagaagcaccttTTTCTCCTCAAAATATGGCTCATTTGGTTGAACACTAAGCTTGCATGCATGTCCTTGTAAgggtgtgttgtgctgcattgtgttacACTGCAGTacgtagcattgtattgtattgtactgtatgactttttttggtcacaacagatttctccgtgtgaaattcaggttacTCTCCACAGGGACAGtgcgtcaccacagtgcagtgtcaCCACTTTCTTCATGTTTTTTCCGTATGCAAGTTTATTTGATTTACTAGTTTCACTGCAGATGGACACActtgcaacattttttttaaaccgctATGACTCTGGTAGTATTACAAATCATCCTTTACAAACACAATGCACATCAAAAAAGGTTCTTCCCCAAGCAGGGATTAACCCTTTTACCCACAGGTCGCCCAGCACTAATCACCCATGAAATCCTGTGCCAAGGGGAATAACTCTTGCGATTAGCGATAGTGGGCAATCataaacattgattaaaaatataatCACCTTCTTTTGTTACACatttttatttttcctgcgtTCTACACATAATAAGGttgcaaaagaatttttgtttccaggctcacGTTGCtttgtattttcacacacacacacaaaaagtgtcaAATTTGATGGTCAACTTTGCAAGAATTTCTTTTCattacagtatgattttctttggaataaatttgtctggtctgcagtgtcttctaacacgtcttctttttattctttttcttactcaacttgaattccgacaatgaacatgctgattttgATCTTTTCAGTTTGAGGGATGGTGTGTTCCTAtgatggtcgggagaaaaacaacagcaaacaaacaaaaacaaaccaaccaacctacctcaCATTTaatttctccataatgaaaagaaaaatataatccactgaactagcaaaatcaggaagatAGTGCAGAATGCCAATAATTATCAGTGCAATCAATGACTGACAGTATTGATTCGGACGGTCCGGCGATCGATTCACGATTTTGGAGGTCCGGTGATCGATTCACAATTTCGGAAGTCCGGCGATCGATTCCCACTCAGGTACTGACTACACTCTCAATATTGGTGAAACTCAGTCAGTGGATGTCTAGGTCACACAGTTCGATCGACTTTTACAAAATTTTCATgcagaaatcatcttcagaatagtcGTTTGGATTATGCTATGACTCTCGAcagtcatcaaactcatcttgcaactttgaaactttggcaaaacttaaCCAAATCAGTAATAATATATTCCATTGAACTAGCACAATCAGGAAGATcatgcagaacaacaacaaatatcagtgaaatcaagacCTACTCACTGGCACTATCGATTTCGGAGGTCCAGCgtttgattcatgatttcggAGGTCCGCTGATCGATTCACATTCAAGTACCAACTTCACTCTCGTTGTCAGCAAAACTCGGTCAGTCaatatctaggtcactcagttcaatcaatttttacaagattctcatgcAAAAATCATTCAAAAATTGTTCCGATTACGTTAAAGCTCTCGGCAATCATCAAACTCGTCTTAcaactttaaaaattcacaactttgtcaaaattcaagcaaatcggATTCTGAACAGTGCAAAATGCCCGGCAGGAAGTGCCGAAAATGAGGCTGTGAATCTTGCAAGAGTCTCGTTTAtataaacaacaatggctgcgCCCATAGTCAGCACATGTTTAGCTAGCGGTACTGGGCACATTCGGGTGTTACACTGCAAGCCGTTACGGGACGTAAATGTTGAAAGAGGGTAAACTAATATCCacgctggagtctgcaccagtgggtcacagtatagCACATTTAAATGAAATGCTTTCTTTCTCCAAGCAAACAACCAATGGGAAAAGGGACAGTACTACCTGTCGCCTCAAATTGAGGTACAGCTCGTAGGGGTTGGGAGGTTTCTCCAGGACGATGTCACGATTCTCCGCTTGTTCCCGCGTCTGAGCTTCTGTCTTGGCCCGTAACTTTCGTTTGCGGGGATGGACGGGAATTTCGTCGTTGGGCCCCGCACCTCCTGAGTCTGAGGCTGGCTCTCCTGACCCGTCGTCCTTGTTCTCCGCAAATTCTACAcacagcaaattaaaaaaaattatcttcattattatcattttcttcttctaaaataTTCATTAACTGTGTTCCCTTGCAAAGAAGCTTCTTTTCTATCAAAATATGTACAATATAATCAAAATAACAAACTTCAACTGCAAGCTGACAAGTATGGTATTACATCTTATTATTTTGCTGCTTATACGAGTTATAGCCCGGCTGACCAGACCATCCATATCATGACTGAAAAACTTAATATTGACCCTgtacaacttgaaacaaaacaaaacaaaataaacaaaaacaacaacaacaagaagaaaatgaaaagaaagaaacctgtaCAAGATATGCAGACACTAATACAGTCACATACagtcatatagatagtataaaagtatattgcccattgtcatacaaggaaataagcaatatactagaaagagacttttataggtgtttgaattcaagtctaaaacctcgtcagttgactctctcagactttggtccgattcgcagaccaattctgagcttagctctcagactattatcaaattcattacggaccaagtattgttctaatgtcaagtgtatatgctttagtaacctgacaattgagcatataatttttcgctgtagcttgatgaagccttttgtacacgaaagtgtgtcttcacaagtgactgagaacgttgatgtttttgactttttgcattcattatcagttgtttcgcttgtcagtttaacgacttctcttttacgaagtcctttaagtaatttcctgtaactgtatttagagggttttttttgttgttgtttttttcttccaaatttcacccacatttttaccctcatttgcccagtttcttccaaccctccattcatccacatctcccaccccttctaaccgataatactcagatgtattcataaatactttaacaaaatgtcttcaatcaccgatatgtgtgacgggacatttaaacaaaattcttcttcttcttcttcacatacaaacaacaaatacCAATTTTTTCAACAACTCACTCAGACACTGCCATATAGATGGCCTTAAATTTCCTAATCAATTATAACATTTATTACACGGGACTAATTTCACATTCTTTTCTGTGTTGATTCTTGTACAGTGCTTCACACACTACAAGCACAATCACTGAAAATACAGACAAAATCTGAAATGATAGATGAAATCAGTCACATCAATGCTTTATGTTTGCTACTATGCTAGGCACAGAAATCGCTTTCTGCTGGATACTGCCTCATTCTTTATTTTTAACGATAAAGTGGACAACATGCTCAGCAAAACAAGGACCAAAGTGTCATTCGGAGTCAGTCTGTATACATCactagtgtatatatatatatatatcctttgtcTTTGAAAGAATTCTCCAGTCATATACATGGAGAGACTTTCAGATAACTACAACAAGAAAGGGTCAACAGAAAAGTTTACCAgtatagacacatacacaaacagctgAAACATGGTCATCATATAGAAAATAGATAAATCTACTAATTTGTGTGCACTAGCAAGTCAAGAATTGAAGAAATTGACCATTTTTGATAAACTATTAATGATCATTGAATACTTATATCAATTTACACAAACATTACTAACTTACATAAACATTtattttgtaactttttttatGCCATCATgaagggcctgactaagcgcgttgggctatgccacaggtcaggcatctgcttggcagatgtggtgtagcgtatatggatttgtccgaacgcagtgacggctccttgagctactgaaactgaaactgaagttcatGGGGGGAATATCATATCAAAATACATCAAACTATCTAGTCAGGTTAGTCTCACGCAGCtggtgagaaaaagaaaatgccatTTAAGTCCGCTAAAGCCATGACTGTATGAATAAAGCGAACCATGTCTGAATCAGTTAGGCGTTgggacttcagatccagtgttcaccagtgataaaaGAGTTCAAGACTCATTTCCGGCATGGTGCTGTGAAAGGCACTTTGCCCTGACGTTCCTCACCTGACCCAGGTATCGAACATTGGCTGGGAAAGATGAAAATTGGCGGGAGGattggacccctccttcctattgggcccccccccttcctatgctgagccctagaatgaccagacacagtggatatcaattcactgcccctgtggccatagaaggctatgggacctttaaataCAGGCAGTTGCAGTAAATATGATTCTCATCTGCTGAATGCACTGAACACGAAAGTAATGAACAGATGTTGAGAAGATTAAATGACTTTCCTGATagtagagaaaagagaaaagaaatcgagaaagagaaacagagaaagagatagacaaagaggctGAGAACTAAACAAAAGAGCGAGGCagcagagacaaggagagggtgaggggagaggatcACCTCTGGAGTCTGCCTTGGACACCCTGTCCTGCGTCTCCTTGTTGGGTTCCACTTTGGGCTGACCACCTCccgtcttctgctgcttctgctcctgctgctgcttcatGGCTGTGTGAGATCGCAGCGTCCGTGTCGGGcgtgactcctcctcctccctgtcccctccttcctcctcctccttgccgtTGCTGGTCAGCTCCTCCCTGGTaaccgacgacgatgacgactctGGCAGCGCCCCTTTGCCGGCAGAGTTTCTGTTCTCATCCCGCTCGCTGGAACCTGTGCGGGAGGATGGACGGGAAGGGGGTGCAGGAGAGGGGGTGTTCATCGTCAACGAGTTTTCCTCCTTCGGCAACATAGGGGCCAGGGAGGTGGGTGGCGGTTTGGTCCCCTCGTCAGAGTCCGTCACGTCCATGGTGGTCCACTGGCCAGTGTTGGCCGCCGCCTGGGTTGTTGGATTGAGCACGTAGGGGAGGGCTGGCTTGGACAGCAGGTTCTTCGTCTGGTCCGGGGCATGGGGCGTGGCCGAGGCTTTCTGGGAAGGGAGGATGATCTTGAGGGGGGGGACCTTGGGGCAGGAGGAGAGCCGGCTTTCGTTGTCACGGTCAGACCGGGGGGAAGACGACATGTTCTCGTCGATATCCATGCGCAGCGGGGAGCTGGCTGAGCTGTCCGACTTCTCCGCCGACAACAGATCCAGGCTGGGGGGGAAGGCCTTGGGTGAGGCTCGGTCCCCCCGGTCACCCAGAGAGGACCGCTGCGTCTCCCAGCGCAACGTCCCCAAGTTTGAGTGCAGATTGGAgctggggaggaagggggcggaggtCGCGTTTGTGTgagaaacacccccacccccgctactGACCGTGACCGGCACACTCCCCTCACTCGCCACGCTTGAACTGCTGACACACGAaatgctgccaccaccaccacctccactacttcGACGACTACTGCTGTGGGGGTGGTTGGCGGGCTGGGAAGTCCTGTCGGCGGGACCGGGAGCGATGAGGGAATCCTTCTCCACACCACTGGCCGCACTGCTACTCCCCCCAGTGGTGGATGACACACCGCTGCCGGTtcgtgacacacacacccccacactccccccctccagcACCGGCCCTGCCTGATGACTGATGCGATGTCGACCCgtagacgatgatgatgatgaagcactGGTGCTGTGGTTCACGCCCTCCATGGAGGCTGGAATGTGCTGACTGTCCCGCAGGTGGTGGCCagagttaccaccaccaccaccacctgtcacacCTGGGGACAGGCGTGAGGCGGCCCCTCCCGCGTTCTGCTGTAAGCGCGAGGTTCGAACACCTGTTCTGAACACCCCGCCGCCTCCCCGctcgtcatcgtcttcatcgtcactgaCCTCCTCCAGAGGCTGAGGGGTGAAGGGCTCAGTGCGCAGACGCTGCAATGAGGGCCCTGGTCCCTGAGACGAGGGGAAGCCACTCTCCTCCTCGGAAGAGTCTGGGCGAACACACTGCACTTTGAGGGACGGCaaggtgagaggggtggaggaggaggaagacggggTGGACGATGGGCAGGGTGCAGCCACACTGTTctggctcccccccccaccaccaccaccaccccccacaccaccaccacctatccgCATGATACTGTCCCAGTTGTCTGGACCTCCTCGTGCcttgtgatggtggtgctggttgtggtgggggtgggggtggtggtggtggtcggtggggaagggagggaggaggtctGAGCGGCgtgccccctcctcaccccccacctccatgcTGGACACGGGAGAGCAGGAGGGTGAGGGGCGACCGCTGCCCCCTCCCCGgttcatcacccctcccccccgctcccgcCCGTGATGGGAGGGTGGctgtaactgctgctgctgttgttgttgttgttgttggtcgccTGTGTCCATGGTCAGGATATACGACTTGAACATTGGTTCTTTGGAATCTGTGCTCTTTCTGttactggaaaaaacaacaacaaaaaacaaaatgatacaatACACATAGTCCAGCAGTCACCAAATTCAAACAGGGCTTATGATAAGCTTAAAGTCTTAAGGTTCCCAGGGACTCTTTAATTATAAGGGGTCCCAAACTACATTCAGAGGGTCACACTAGTGCTGCACTTTCTCGTCAAATCTGCATGgctacacacacataggcagccataccttCCAGTCCTATCTGGGTTTCTGGGCCAACAAGTAAGTTAAGGGAAACAACTTTTTGTAGTAGATGATCTGAGTGTCAGACAGAAGCTATGATACAGGATTTTTACTACTTCCATAACATGTTTGTTCTAGAAATTTCAAAGCGTGCCAAGGATCTGCTTGAAGAACACAGTACGTGCTTTCCATTTTTAAAGCGTCCTGGATGTATAATTACGAGTTACCAGAAGTGCTGCTCATCTCATTCTAGCCTACAGCTCCATGCCTGCTGATCTCATTCTAGCCTACAGCTCCAAGCCTACAGCTCCATGCCTGCTGATCTCATTCTAGCCTACAGCTCCAAGCCTACAGCTCCATGCCTGCTAATCTCATTCTAGCCTACAGCTCCAAGCCTACAGCTCCATGCCTGCTGATCTCGTTCTAGCCTACAGCTCCAAGCCTACAGCTCCATGCCTGCTGATCTCATTCTAGCCTACAGCTCCATGCCTGCTGATCTCATTCTAGCCTACAGCTCCATGCCTGCTGATCTCATTCTAGCCTACAGCTCCATGCCTGCTGATCTCATTCTAGCCTACAGCTCCATGCCTGCTGATCTCATTCTAGCCTACAGCTCCAAGCCTACAGCTCCATGCCTGCTGATCTCATTCTAGCCTACAGCTCCATGCCTTTCTTCAACTCCTCTGGACCTGCACTGCATGAGGCCActgtaaaaaaccaacaaccaaaaaccaacaccaccaggGTGGTTCACTGAAATGGCCAAAATCAATGCAGAATTGCTGATTTAATCTGTCAAACAAGGCTTCGTTTTCCTGCCTCAGGAATCCAGAAACAGTTCAGTTTACAATGCCAACtgcaccaagcaagaataaacgaaattcaAACTGTGTGTTGGTAGGAGACAACtcctacctggtccacaggggaagtaatcatggtacgagttaacttgtacctggagtagaatgagttgaaTTATTTGCTCAACACTAGTGAAGCCACTACTGTCCCCTTTTAACTTCATCCCTCTGGCACACTACACCAACTGGGAATGGCATTTTACTCCATGCTCAAAACCACCTACAatggtagatggtagtctggatGCTAATCTATGGATGGGAcaataaactgaagtcctgtaAGATGAGTCAATAAACTAAGGTCCGGTGTGATGAGACAAAAAAACCACGGTCTTGTGTGCAAtgtgcatataaaagaacccacagcaaaagctgttcctggcaaaattctgtaaaagaattcTATCtgatgatagtaaaacaaatacactttaagaaagaaaaaagaaaaaaaaaagaggaggatagCACTGCATTGTGACGACAAGCTCTCCCCTGGGAAAAGCCAccagaatttcatacagagaaatgtgGTGTGTCAaaaagtagtacaatacaataaagtagtACATtggtcacaaaaaaaaacccttaaaagaACACTTGGGAAATCGCACAGCTTTCTTCTTGAGGGCATGGTGAAAGCATGCTAGGTTTTTAGCAAACAGCTGTGAATGCAGCGAATGTAATGAGCAACACTCATAACCAGAGGTACCTCCCTGCATGTGCATTTACAGgtttttaacaatgaaaaacaacagccACTGTTTATAAACCATGGAATAATAACATTTTTGACTGAAACATTTGATTTTTCAAAAGCATTTCTTCAAACTGTTCCTGGTGCACACGTGTCTGAATCAGCCATCAGTGTAGTAAATGGGAGGCCCATGGCTGACCAAACTATATCCAGCCTGCATAATTTGATCATCTCAGATTTGGTTTTAACCTTTTATGAAATTATATCAGCTTTAATGAAATTACTGTTGACCTTTTGTGAAATCTGTGCACAACAAATGCTGAAGGTTTATAAAAAAATTGTATGTtgtaaaacaagactcacttttggTAAGTTGTAAAAGAAGACTAAAGACTAACTTCTGATATGTTgaaaaacaagactcacttttggTAAGTTGTAAAAGAAGACTAAAGACTAACTTCTGATATGCTgaaaaacaagactcacttttggTAAGTTGTAAAAGAAGACTCACTTTCGGTAAGTAGTAACAGAAGACTAAAGACTAACTATTAATAAGCTGAAAAACAAGACTTACTTTTGgatagttataaaaaaaaaaaaaatctgaaataatACTCACTTTTGATAAGTTGTTAACTTTTTGTGCAGTCTGTACATAACAAATCCTGAAGGTTTATAAAAACTGGATGTTGTCAAAAGCAAGACTCACTTTGTAAGTTGCAAAGGACGATTTAAGACTAACTTTTGTGTGCTgaaaaataagactcacttttggaTAGTTGTAAAAAAGTtgtaaaacaagactcacttttgtGAAGTTGTAAAACAAGATTTACATTTGATAAGTTgaaaacaagactcacttttgataagttgaaaacaagactcacttttgataagttgaaaacaagactcacttttgataagttGAAAAATAATATTTCCGGCACACTGTGGAGTCTGCACTGCACTAAAGGGTCACGGTGAAGCATGTGTAGTTAAAACAATATTTACTTATGATATGTAGTAAAACAGAACTCTTAAAATAAGTTGTATTTCATGGTCATATTATCTGTACACTACacgtctctctacctctgtccctGGTTGGGACCCGCCTCTTCTCCACTGCTGCTGCCTGCAGATTTAAACTTGAGGAACAAGCGAGGGGAAGACAGGGGCTTGTCCACTGGGGACTTGGGAGGTAGGCTCAGACGGCGATTTCCAAAGCTCCCTCCTAAGGAGTACGAGTTGTCGCCTTTCACCATCGACATAGACGAGCTGCGAGGTTTGATTTctgaaacaagagaaaaaaagccaGTATCTCTATTTTAGTGGATGTGTAATAGAGAACTCATTTCTGTCAGTGTATTTGAAAAAAGAACTAATTTTCGTCGGTGGATGTGTAATAGAGAACTCATTTCCGTCACAATCGTCGGTGGATGTGTAACAGAGAACTCATTTCCGTCACaatcagttttgttttcagtctgaaggaggtgtcaaagcgagcTAACTGAACGATaaactctacaccacatctgctgttactGTGTAAgaaaaagttttgttttcaattttcaaggaagaaaaaaaggagcagacgCCTACAGTGCTGGTCAGACCTTCATAGTAACCTAGGTCTGTgtaaaaacattaacataaaacgaaaaaaaaaaatgtaatcaaataaacaaagaagtaaataaattaaaatgtaacagaacacataaaaaaaaaaaaaaaataaataaataaaaaaagagtgGAAGGAAAATGGtcgaattagaaaaaaaaatgtccagccATACCAAACAACCCAGTACATCAAAAGGAGAaagttaacaaaaaaacaacaacaaaaaaacaacaacaaaaaaatgttggttgtaaaataagactcattCTGATAAGAGGTGTCCAGACTATAGGtcagtcttcagggactgtgttagttggaaataACACTGAAGGAAAAAGCAAAGCTGAAG
This window encodes:
- the LOC143285550 gene encoding uncharacterized protein LOC143285550 isoform X1, coding for MPSLLHHRRHHHRVHRRPHHPPRLFMPDMSEKKSPPQKEKPVVVGPTQAEGKALKRKLLTSDPVDDEADKKVTAAKRKRPIGFDASSPDPGNSSSPRGGSGNVRSHGVPLSERQQMAMLMRMTDETSQGDSSPKPSSPPPSVTSTKRTPADKKVNKRNERGETPLHIAAKRGDVKHARRLIKSGASVNVADYAGWTPLHEACNLGNVDVAKQLLKAGASVNVLGLGDESPLHDAAINNHRKLVGILLKHGANPLQTNIKGQTPVDVANDANIKKLLNREIVSSNSDTSSVEEVTSPTSPDSLASIKDDDRGLDVEEIKPRSSSMSMVKGDNSYSLGGSFGNRRLSLPPKSPVDKPLSSPRLFLKFKSAGSSSGEEAGPNQGQSNRKSTDSKEPMFKSYILTMDTGDQQQQQQQQQQLQPPSHHGRERGGGVMNRGGGSGRPSPSCSPVSSMEVGGEEGARRSDLLPPFPTDHHHHPHPHHNQHHHHKARGGPDNWDSIMRIGGGGVGGGGGGGGGSQNSVAAPCPSSTPSSSSSTPLTLPSLKVQCVRPDSSEEESGFPSSQGPGPSLQRLRTEPFTPQPLEEVSDDEDDDERGGGGVFRTGVRTSRLQQNAGGAASRLSPGVTGGGGGGNSGHHLRDSQHIPASMEGVNHSTSASSSSSSTGRHRISHQAGPVLEGGSVGVCVSRTGSGVSSTTGGSSSAASGVEKDSLIAPGPADRTSQPANHPHSSSRRSSGGGGGGSISCVSSSSVASEGSVPVTVSSGGGGVSHTNATSAPFLPSSNLHSNLGTLRWETQRSSLGDRGDRASPKAFPPSLDLLSAEKSDSSASSPLRMDIDENMSSSPRSDRDNESRLSSCPKVPPLKIILPSQKASATPHAPDQTKNLLSKPALPYVLNPTTQAAANTGQWTTMDVTDSDEGTKPPPTSLAPMLPKEENSLTMNTPSPAPPSRPSSRTGSSERDENRNSAGKGALPESSSSSVTREELTSNGKEEEEGGDREEEESRPTRTLRSHTAMKQQQEQKQQKTGGGQPKVEPNKETQDRVSKADSREFAENKDDGSGEPASDSGGAGPNDEIPVHPRKRKLRAKTEAQTREQAENRDIVLEKPPNPYELYLNLRRQQMLNRHKLMNSVTPKPPNGFKDYLMVNCTYVLQGNATSTLSVPMLTPPNSVTGPMRELFEAQERARYRLRLQHHIEREKLMLAIEQEILREHARAARAVANQNQPLSVCTILCEEEIYNLHELDQVDERDKSSRSRYNGRQFLSWLQDVGDKYNNIKNLLLLRHHHEAESLHAVQKMDWEWKLKECGQCDYKTTPVIDDLHLPMVQVNDEFELLPPQRLRLS
- the LOC143285550 gene encoding uncharacterized protein LOC143285550 isoform X6, yielding MQEKPVVVGPTQAEGKALKRKLLTSDPVDDEDKKVTAAKRKRPIGFDASSPDPGNSSSPRGGSGNVRSHGVPLSERQQMAMLMRMTDETSQGDSSPKPSSPPPSVTSTKRTPADKKVNKRNERGETPLHIAAKRGDVKHARRLIKSGASVNVADYAGWTPLHEACNLGNVDVAKQLLKAGASVNVLGLGDESPLHDAAINNHRKLVGILLKHGANPLQTNIKGQTPVDVANDANIKKLLNREIVSSNSDTSSVEEVTSPTSPDSLASIKDDDRGLDVEEIKPRSSSMSMVKGDNSYSLGGSFGNRRLSLPPKSPVDKPLSSPRLFLKFKSAGSSSGEEAGPNQGQSNRKSTDSKEPMFKSYILTMDTGDQQQQQQQQQQLQPPSHHGRERGGGVMNRGGGSGRPSPSCSPVSSMEVGGEEGARRSDLLPPFPTDHHHHPHPHHNQHHHHKARGGPDNWDSIMRIGGGGVGGGGGGGGGSQNSVAAPCPSSTPSSSSSTPLTLPSLKVQCVRPDSSEEESGFPSSQGPGPSLQRLRTEPFTPQPLEEVSDDEDDDERGGGGVFRTGVRTSRLQQNAGGAASRLSPGVTGGGGGGNSGHHLRDSQHIPASMEGVNHSTSASSSSSSTGRHRISHQAGPVLEGGSVGVCVSRTGSGVSSTTGGSSSAASGVEKDSLIAPGPADRTSQPANHPHSSSRRSSGGGGGGSISCVSSSSVASEGSVPVTVSSGGGGVSHTNATSAPFLPSSNLHSNLGTLRWETQRSSLGDRGDRASPKAFPPSLDLLSAEKSDSSASSPLRMDIDENMSSSPRSDRDNESRLSSCPKVPPLKIILPSQKASATPHAPDQTKNLLSKPALPYVLNPTTQAAANTGQWTTMDVTDSDEGTKPPPTSLAPMLPKEENSLTMNTPSPAPPSRPSSRTGSSERDENRNSAGKGALPESSSSSVTREELTSNGKEEEEGGDREEEESRPTRTLRSHTAMKQQQEQKQQKTGGGQPKVEPNKETQDRVSKADSREFAENKDDGSGEPASDSGGAGPNDEIPVHPRKRKLRAKTEAQTREQAENRDIVLEKPPNPYELYLNLRRQQMLNRHKLMNSVTPKPPNGFKDYLMVNCTYVLQGNATSTLSVPMLTPPNSVTGPMRELFEAQERARYRLRLQHHIEREKLMLAIEQEILREHARAARAVANQNQPLSVCTILCEEEIYNLHELDQVDERDKSSRSRYNGRQFLSWLQDVGDKYNNIKNLLLLRHHHEAESLHAVQKMDWEWKLKECGQCDYKTTPVIDDLHLPMVQVNDEFELLPPQRLRLS
- the LOC143285550 gene encoding uncharacterized protein LOC143285550 isoform X5 produces the protein MQEKPVVVGPTQAEGKALKRKLLTSDPVDDEADKKVTAAKRKRPIGFDASSPDPGNSSSPRGGSGNVRSHGVPLSERQQMAMLMRMTDETSQGDSSPKPSSPPPSVTSTKRTPADKKVNKRNERGETPLHIAAKRGDVKHARRLIKSGASVNVADYAGWTPLHEACNLGNVDVAKQLLKAGASVNVLGLGDESPLHDAAINNHRKLVGILLKHGANPLQTNIKGQTPVDVANDANIKKLLNREIVSSNSDTSSVEEVTSPTSPDSLASIKDDDRGLDVEEIKPRSSSMSMVKGDNSYSLGGSFGNRRLSLPPKSPVDKPLSSPRLFLKFKSAGSSSGEEAGPNQGQSNRKSTDSKEPMFKSYILTMDTGDQQQQQQQQQQLQPPSHHGRERGGGVMNRGGGSGRPSPSCSPVSSMEVGGEEGARRSDLLPPFPTDHHHHPHPHHNQHHHHKARGGPDNWDSIMRIGGGGVGGGGGGGGGSQNSVAAPCPSSTPSSSSSTPLTLPSLKVQCVRPDSSEEESGFPSSQGPGPSLQRLRTEPFTPQPLEEVSDDEDDDERGGGGVFRTGVRTSRLQQNAGGAASRLSPGVTGGGGGGNSGHHLRDSQHIPASMEGVNHSTSASSSSSSTGRHRISHQAGPVLEGGSVGVCVSRTGSGVSSTTGGSSSAASGVEKDSLIAPGPADRTSQPANHPHSSSRRSSGGGGGGSISCVSSSSVASEGSVPVTVSSGGGGVSHTNATSAPFLPSSNLHSNLGTLRWETQRSSLGDRGDRASPKAFPPSLDLLSAEKSDSSASSPLRMDIDENMSSSPRSDRDNESRLSSCPKVPPLKIILPSQKASATPHAPDQTKNLLSKPALPYVLNPTTQAAANTGQWTTMDVTDSDEGTKPPPTSLAPMLPKEENSLTMNTPSPAPPSRPSSRTGSSERDENRNSAGKGALPESSSSSVTREELTSNGKEEEEGGDREEEESRPTRTLRSHTAMKQQQEQKQQKTGGGQPKVEPNKETQDRVSKADSREFAENKDDGSGEPASDSGGAGPNDEIPVHPRKRKLRAKTEAQTREQAENRDIVLEKPPNPYELYLNLRRQQMLNRHKLMNSVTPKPPNGFKDYLMVNCTYVLQGNATSTLSVPMLTPPNSVTGPMRELFEAQERARYRLRLQHHIEREKLMLAIEQEILREHARAARAVANQNQPLSVCTILCEEEIYNLHELDQVDERDKSSRSRYNGRQFLSWLQDVGDKYNNIKNLLLLRHHHEAESLHAVQKMDWEWKLKECGQCDYKTTPVIDDLHLPMVQVNDEFELLPPQRLRLS